One Paramisgurnus dabryanus chromosome 10, PD_genome_1.1, whole genome shotgun sequence genomic region harbors:
- the arrb2a gene encoding arrestin, beta 2a isoform X2 has translation MGDKAGTRVFKKSSPNCKVTVYLGKRDFVDHLDHVDPVDGVILVEPEYLKDRKVFVTLTCAFRYGREDLDVLGLSFRKDLYVSTFQAYPPIPEESKACSRLQERLLKKLGQNAYPFHFTIPQNLPCSVTLQPGPEDTGKACGVDFEIRAFCAKSMEDKNHKRNSVRLVIRKVQYAPEKPGPQPMVETTRSFLMSDRSLHLEASLDKELYYHGEPISVNVHVTNNSTKTVKRVKISVRQYADICLFSTAQYKCPVAQIEAEDQVASSSTFCKVYTLTPALNNNREKRGLALDGKLKHEDTNLASSTIVKDASNKEVLGVLVSYRVKVKLVVSRGGLLSSLLERDVSVELPFVLMHPKPTDSTVSLSPTAVPVLDPPIDTNLIEFDTNSLMADDDIVFEDFARLRLKGIIDKEDC, from the exons ATGGGGGACAAGGCAGGAACCCG ggtATTCAAGAAATCAAGTCCCAACTGCAAG GTAACTGTATACCTGGGGAAAAGAGATTTTGTAGATCACTTAGACCACGTTGACCCTGTTG ATGGTGTTATTTTGGTGGAGCCTGAATATCTCAAAGATAGAAAAG TATTTGTCACATTAACCTGTGCATTTCGATATGGCCGTGAGGACCTAGACGTGTTAGGGCTTTCTTTCCGAAAAGATCTTTATGTGTCCACTTTTCAAGCCTATCCTCCCATACCAGAGGAATCAAAGGCTTGCAGTCGGCTACAAGAGAGACTTCTGAAAAAACTTGGTCAAAATGCTTATCCTTTCCATTTCACT ATACCACAAAACCTCCCATGTTCAGTTACTTTGCAGCCTGGGCCTGAAGACACAGGAAAG GCCTGTGGGGTGGATTTTGAAATCAGGGCTTTCTGTGCCAAATCGATGGAAGATAAAAATCacaaaag AAATTCAGTTCGGTTAGTGATACGTAAAGTCCAATACGCCCCTGAGAAACCTGGCCCACAGCCTATGGTGGAGACTACGAGGAGTTTCCTAATGTCAGACCGGTCTCTACACCTAGAGGCTTCTCTAGATAAAGAG CTGTATTACCATGGAGAACCAATCAGTGTTAATGTCCACGTCACCAATAACTCAACCAAAACTGTCAAAAGGGTTAAAATATCAG TTCGACAGTATGCTGATATTTGTCTCTTCAGTACAGCACAGTACAAATGTCCAGTGGCTCAGATAGAGGCTGA AGATCAGGTGGCATCCAGCTCTACGTTCTGCAAAGTGTACACGCTCACTCCTGCCCTCAACAACAATCGAGAGAAGAGAGGACTGGCACTAGATGGAAAACTCAAACATGAAGACACCAACCTCGCATCCAGCACCAT TGTAAAGGATGCGAGTAATAAAGAAGTTCTGGGTGTTTTGGTCTCATATCGGGTCAAAGTGAAACTGGTGGTCTCCCGCGGAGG GCTTTTAAGCAGCTTGCTGGAGAG GGATGTGTCAGTGGAACTGCCTTTCGTCCTAATGCATCCGAAACCCACAGACTCCACTGTTTCCCTTTCACCCACAG CTGTTCCAGTGTTAGACCCACCGATTGACACAAACTTGATTGAGTTTGATACAAA CAGTTTAATGGCAGATGATGACATTGTGTTTGAGGACTTTGCTCGCTTGCGCTTGAAAGGAATAATCGACAAGGAGGATTGCTGA
- the arrb2a gene encoding arrestin, beta 2a isoform X3, translating into MGDKAGTRVFKKSSPNCKVTVYLGKRDFVDHLDHVDPVDGVILVEPEYLKDRKVFVTLTCAFRYGREDLDVLGLSFRKDLYVSTFQAYPPIPEESKACSRLQERLLKKLGQNAYPFHFTIPQNLPCSVTLQPGPEDTGKACGVDFEIRAFCAKSMEDKNHKRNSVRLVIRKVQYAPEKPGPQPMVETTRSFLMSDRSLHLEASLDKELYYHGEPISVNVHVTNNSTKTVKRVKISVRQYADICLFSTAQYKCPVAQIEAEDQVASSSTFCKVYTLTPALNNNREKRGLALDGKLKHEDTNLASSTIVKDASNKEVLGVLVSYRVKVKLVVSRGGDVSVELPFVLMHPKPTDSTVSLSPTAVPVLDPPIDTNLIEFDTNSLMADDDIVFEDFARLRLKGIIDKEDC; encoded by the exons ATGGGGGACAAGGCAGGAACCCG ggtATTCAAGAAATCAAGTCCCAACTGCAAG GTAACTGTATACCTGGGGAAAAGAGATTTTGTAGATCACTTAGACCACGTTGACCCTGTTG ATGGTGTTATTTTGGTGGAGCCTGAATATCTCAAAGATAGAAAAG TATTTGTCACATTAACCTGTGCATTTCGATATGGCCGTGAGGACCTAGACGTGTTAGGGCTTTCTTTCCGAAAAGATCTTTATGTGTCCACTTTTCAAGCCTATCCTCCCATACCAGAGGAATCAAAGGCTTGCAGTCGGCTACAAGAGAGACTTCTGAAAAAACTTGGTCAAAATGCTTATCCTTTCCATTTCACT ATACCACAAAACCTCCCATGTTCAGTTACTTTGCAGCCTGGGCCTGAAGACACAGGAAAG GCCTGTGGGGTGGATTTTGAAATCAGGGCTTTCTGTGCCAAATCGATGGAAGATAAAAATCacaaaag AAATTCAGTTCGGTTAGTGATACGTAAAGTCCAATACGCCCCTGAGAAACCTGGCCCACAGCCTATGGTGGAGACTACGAGGAGTTTCCTAATGTCAGACCGGTCTCTACACCTAGAGGCTTCTCTAGATAAAGAG CTGTATTACCATGGAGAACCAATCAGTGTTAATGTCCACGTCACCAATAACTCAACCAAAACTGTCAAAAGGGTTAAAATATCAG TTCGACAGTATGCTGATATTTGTCTCTTCAGTACAGCACAGTACAAATGTCCAGTGGCTCAGATAGAGGCTGA AGATCAGGTGGCATCCAGCTCTACGTTCTGCAAAGTGTACACGCTCACTCCTGCCCTCAACAACAATCGAGAGAAGAGAGGACTGGCACTAGATGGAAAACTCAAACATGAAGACACCAACCTCGCATCCAGCACCAT TGTAAAGGATGCGAGTAATAAAGAAGTTCTGGGTGTTTTGGTCTCATATCGGGTCAAAGTGAAACTGGTGGTCTCCCGCGGAGG GGATGTGTCAGTGGAACTGCCTTTCGTCCTAATGCATCCGAAACCCACAGACTCCACTGTTTCCCTTTCACCCACAG CTGTTCCAGTGTTAGACCCACCGATTGACACAAACTTGATTGAGTTTGATACAAA CAGTTTAATGGCAGATGATGACATTGTGTTTGAGGACTTTGCTCGCTTGCGCTTGAAAGGAATAATCGACAAGGAGGATTGCTGA
- the arrb2a gene encoding arrestin, beta 2a isoform X1 produces the protein MGDKAGTRVFKKSSPNCKVTVYLGKRDFVDHLDHVDPVDGVILVEPEYLKDRKVFVTLTCAFRYGREDLDVLGLSFRKDLYVSTFQAYPPIPEESKACSRLQERLLKKLGQNAYPFHFTVSRLPLFFGRILTGVCGTYIYSRMNVNLSFQIPQNLPCSVTLQPGPEDTGKACGVDFEIRAFCAKSMEDKNHKRNSVRLVIRKVQYAPEKPGPQPMVETTRSFLMSDRSLHLEASLDKELYYHGEPISVNVHVTNNSTKTVKRVKISVRQYADICLFSTAQYKCPVAQIEAEDQVASSSTFCKVYTLTPALNNNREKRGLALDGKLKHEDTNLASSTIVKDASNKEVLGVLVSYRVKVKLVVSRGGDVSVELPFVLMHPKPTDSTVSLSPTAVPVLDPPIDTNLIEFDTNSLMADDDIVFEDFARLRLKGIIDKEDC, from the exons ATGGGGGACAAGGCAGGAACCCG ggtATTCAAGAAATCAAGTCCCAACTGCAAG GTAACTGTATACCTGGGGAAAAGAGATTTTGTAGATCACTTAGACCACGTTGACCCTGTTG ATGGTGTTATTTTGGTGGAGCCTGAATATCTCAAAGATAGAAAAG TATTTGTCACATTAACCTGTGCATTTCGATATGGCCGTGAGGACCTAGACGTGTTAGGGCTTTCTTTCCGAAAAGATCTTTATGTGTCCACTTTTCAAGCCTATCCTCCCATACCAGAGGAATCAAAGGCTTGCAGTCGGCTACAAGAGAGACTTCTGAAAAAACTTGGTCAAAATGCTTATCCTTTCCATTTCACTGTAAGCAGGCTACCATTATTTTTTGGGAGGATATTAACAGGCGTATGTGgtacatatatatattcaagGATGAATGTTAATTTATCTTTTCAGATACCACAAAACCTCCCATGTTCAGTTACTTTGCAGCCTGGGCCTGAAGACACAGGAAAG GCCTGTGGGGTGGATTTTGAAATCAGGGCTTTCTGTGCCAAATCGATGGAAGATAAAAATCacaaaag AAATTCAGTTCGGTTAGTGATACGTAAAGTCCAATACGCCCCTGAGAAACCTGGCCCACAGCCTATGGTGGAGACTACGAGGAGTTTCCTAATGTCAGACCGGTCTCTACACCTAGAGGCTTCTCTAGATAAAGAG CTGTATTACCATGGAGAACCAATCAGTGTTAATGTCCACGTCACCAATAACTCAACCAAAACTGTCAAAAGGGTTAAAATATCAG TTCGACAGTATGCTGATATTTGTCTCTTCAGTACAGCACAGTACAAATGTCCAGTGGCTCAGATAGAGGCTGA AGATCAGGTGGCATCCAGCTCTACGTTCTGCAAAGTGTACACGCTCACTCCTGCCCTCAACAACAATCGAGAGAAGAGAGGACTGGCACTAGATGGAAAACTCAAACATGAAGACACCAACCTCGCATCCAGCACCAT TGTAAAGGATGCGAGTAATAAAGAAGTTCTGGGTGTTTTGGTCTCATATCGGGTCAAAGTGAAACTGGTGGTCTCCCGCGGAGG GGATGTGTCAGTGGAACTGCCTTTCGTCCTAATGCATCCGAAACCCACAGACTCCACTGTTTCCCTTTCACCCACAG CTGTTCCAGTGTTAGACCCACCGATTGACACAAACTTGATTGAGTTTGATACAAA CAGTTTAATGGCAGATGATGACATTGTGTTTGAGGACTTTGCTCGCTTGCGCTTGAAAGGAATAATCGACAAGGAGGATTGCTGA
- the arrb2a gene encoding arrestin, beta 2a isoform X4, producing the protein MGDKAGTRVFKKSSPNCKVTVYLGKRDFVDHLDHVDPVDGVILVEPEYLKDRKVFVTLTCAFRYGREDLDVLGLSFRKDLYVSTFQAYPPIPEESKACSRLQERLLKKLGQNAYPFHFTIPQNLPCSVTLQPGPEDTGKACGVDFEIRAFCAKSMEDKNHKRNSVRLVIRKVQYAPEKPGPQPMVETTRSFLMSDRSLHLEASLDKELYYHGEPISVNVHVTNNSTKTVKRVKISVRQYADICLFSTAQYKCPVAQIEAEDQVASSSTFCKVYTLTPALNNNREKRGLALDGKLKHEDTNLASSTIVKDASNKEVLGVLVSYRVKVKLVVSRGGKSV; encoded by the exons ATGGGGGACAAGGCAGGAACCCG ggtATTCAAGAAATCAAGTCCCAACTGCAAG GTAACTGTATACCTGGGGAAAAGAGATTTTGTAGATCACTTAGACCACGTTGACCCTGTTG ATGGTGTTATTTTGGTGGAGCCTGAATATCTCAAAGATAGAAAAG TATTTGTCACATTAACCTGTGCATTTCGATATGGCCGTGAGGACCTAGACGTGTTAGGGCTTTCTTTCCGAAAAGATCTTTATGTGTCCACTTTTCAAGCCTATCCTCCCATACCAGAGGAATCAAAGGCTTGCAGTCGGCTACAAGAGAGACTTCTGAAAAAACTTGGTCAAAATGCTTATCCTTTCCATTTCACT ATACCACAAAACCTCCCATGTTCAGTTACTTTGCAGCCTGGGCCTGAAGACACAGGAAAG GCCTGTGGGGTGGATTTTGAAATCAGGGCTTTCTGTGCCAAATCGATGGAAGATAAAAATCacaaaag AAATTCAGTTCGGTTAGTGATACGTAAAGTCCAATACGCCCCTGAGAAACCTGGCCCACAGCCTATGGTGGAGACTACGAGGAGTTTCCTAATGTCAGACCGGTCTCTACACCTAGAGGCTTCTCTAGATAAAGAG CTGTATTACCATGGAGAACCAATCAGTGTTAATGTCCACGTCACCAATAACTCAACCAAAACTGTCAAAAGGGTTAAAATATCAG TTCGACAGTATGCTGATATTTGTCTCTTCAGTACAGCACAGTACAAATGTCCAGTGGCTCAGATAGAGGCTGA AGATCAGGTGGCATCCAGCTCTACGTTCTGCAAAGTGTACACGCTCACTCCTGCCCTCAACAACAATCGAGAGAAGAGAGGACTGGCACTAGATGGAAAACTCAAACATGAAGACACCAACCTCGCATCCAGCACCAT TGTAAAGGATGCGAGTAATAAAGAAGTTCTGGGTGTTTTGGTCTCATATCGGGTCAAAGTGAAACTGGTGGTCTCCCGCGGAGG GAAGTCAGTTTAA
- the ap4m1 gene encoding AP-4 complex subunit mu-1 translates to MISQIFILSSKGDHLIYKDFRGEASKDSINVFYEMVTALSGDQPPVVMTHKDLHFLHIRQGGLYWVVSTKTNPSPFTIIEFLNRLAALTKDYCGSLSEKSVRMNFALIYELLDEMVDYGYIQTTSTDILKNFIQTEAVTSKPFSLFDLSNVGLFGAETQQSKVAPSFAASRPIMSSRGEQGGKNEIFVDVIERLSVVIGSNGILMKADIQGEIRIKCFLPTCSEMRIGLNEELNIGKSQLKGYSSAVRVDECRFHQAVKLDEFDTFRILKVCPSQGEQTVMQYQLCDELPCPPPFQLFPSVEKDYVNRVLIFLKLRCDLPPKSTALNVSVTVPVPKGAISMSQELSSPDQTAELQPKNKALLWEIPRFPGGAQLSALFKVDVPGLSSASLLEVGPVSMSFELPKQTCTGLQIRFLRLSPTQAGLSQRWVRYVTHSDSYTIRI, encoded by the exons ATGATCAGTCAAATTTTTATCTTGTCATCGAAGGGTGATCACCTCATATATAAAGACT TCCGTGGAGAGGCGAGCAAAGACTCCATCAATGTCTTTTATGAAATGGTTACAGCTCTGAGTGGAGATCAGCCTCCGGTAGTCATG ACACACAAGGACCTTCATTTCCTCCACATAAGGCAGGGTGGGCTTTACTGGGTGGTGTCCACCAAGACAAACCCATCTCCTTTTACTATAATTGAGTTCCTTAACAG ATTAGCAGCTCTGACAAAAGACTACTGCGGCAGCTTGTCAGAGAAATCTGTACGGATGAATTTTGCACTGATTTATGAGCTGCTGGATGAGATGGTG GACTACGGATACATACAGACCACCTCAACTGACATACTTAAAAATTTCATCCAGACGGAGGCTGTAACATCCAAACCCTTTAGTCTTTTTGACCTCAGTAACGTTGGCTTG TTTGGGGCAGAGACCCAGCAGAGTAAAGTGGCCCCCAGTTTTGCAGCCAGTCGTCCTATAATGTCCAGCAGAGGGGAGCAG GGTGGAAAGAATGAGATCTTTGTGGATGTGATAGAGAGGCTATCTGTGGTTATTGGTTCCAAT GGGATTCTAATGAAGGCAGATATTCAAGGAGAGATTAGGATAAAATGCTTTCTACCGACCTGTTCAG AAATGCGGATTGGGCTGAATGAGGAGCTGAATATAGGAAAGTCCCAGCTAAAAG GCTATAGTTCTGCTGTGCGTGTAGATGAATGCAGATTTCACCAGGCTGTTAAACTGGATGAATTTGATACTTTCAGAATACTAAAAGTTTGTCCAAGCCAAGGAGAG caaACAGTGATGCAGTATCAGCTTTGCGATGAGCTGCCCTGCCCACCACCATTTCAGTTATTTCCTTCAGTAGAAAAAGATTATGTGAACAG GGTGTTAATCTTCCTTAAACTTAGATGTGATCTTCCACCAAAAAG TACGGCCCTTAATGTTTCAGTCACGGTGCCTGTTCCAAAAGGCGCTATAAG TATGTCTCAAGAGCTCAGTAGTCCTGATCAGACTGCTGAACTGCAACCTAAAAACAAAGCCCTTCTGTGGGAGATCCCACGTTTCCCAGGAGGAGCACAGCTATCAGCACTGTTCAAG GTGGACGTTCCGGGTCTAAGTTCTGCCTCTTTGCTTGAGGTCGGCCCTGTCAGTATGTCCTTCGAGCTGCCCAAACAAACATGCACTGGCCTTCAGATCCGCTTCCTCAGACTCTCTCCAACTCAGGCAGGACTGTCACAACGATGGGTGCGATATGTCACTCATTCGGATTCCTATACTATACGGATCTGA
- the and3 gene encoding actinodin3, producing MSAKVTSLAFLFVGLRCLLTLPVLEATSLAKVSKDEESNPAVSIDSEQAHNFLALSRVRREADPNWHRKNPDFQSYYRYYSSIGHTEGLYEIDRIRMLYQQMRHLEITYGHDASEYQNALGLKLKPTSAPTTQPPPPTLPPLSKVDVIYLCNVQDPLCKPRLVYLPTGAVPVLCDPRYHPNCHLSSVQDNSPPVTSESVASAPSVPEKPTSPPAPPSPMITKETEYDCDPYWDPDCLIDHPPRQVKPIQPPELHNSAEKKKLKEPGNNVVFNAPFPNYDPYDFNQDLYDPFHHAAPE from the exons ATGAGTGCAAAG GTGACGTCTTTGGCTTTCCTCTTTGTGGGGCTACGCTGTTTGTTAACTTTGCCAG TGTTGGAGGCCACGTCTCTTGCCAAAGTTTCAAAAGACGAAG AATCGAATCCAGCTGTCAGCATTGACTCTGAACAGGCCCATAATTTTCTGGCCCTTTCTCGTGTGAGGAGAGAGGCTGATCCAAACTGGCATCGCAAAAATCCAGACTTCCAGTCATACTATCGCTACTATAGCAGTATTGGACACACCGAAGGG CTCTATGAGATAGACAGAATAAGAATGCTGTACCAGCAGATGCGTCATTTGGAGATCACCTATGGCCACGATGCATCCGAATATCAGAATGCCCTTGGCTTAAAACTTAAGCCCACCTCTGCGCCCACCACACAGCCTCCACCCCCCACCTTGCCACCTTTATCCAAGGTGGATGTGATATATTTGTGTAATGTACAGGACCCCCTGTGCAAACCACGGCTTGTGTACCTGCCCACCGGAGCAGTCCCTGTGCTTTGTGATCCACGTTATCACCCAAACTGTCATTTGAGCTCTGTTCAGGACAATTCTCCACCTGTAACTTCAGAGTCTGTGGCGTCAGCACCTTCCGTCCCGGAAAAACCTACTTCACCACCTGCTCCTCCTTCTCCAATGATTACCAAAGAAACGGAGTACGACTGTGATCCCTACTGGGACCCTGACTGCCTGATCGACCACCCACCTAGACAAGTAAAGCCGATTCAACCACCAGAGCTTCACAACAGTGCTGAGAAAAAGAAGTTAAAGGAACCAGGAAACAATGTCGTCTTTAATGCTCCATTTCCCAACTATGACCCGTATGATTTTAATCAAGATTTATATGATCCTTTCCATCATGCTGCCCCTGAGTAA
- the vamp2 gene encoding vesicle-associated membrane protein 2: protein MSAPAPGGTAGPDGGNQPPNLTSNRRLQQTQAQVDEVVDIMRVNVDKVLERDQKLSELDDRADALQAGASQFETSAAKLKNKYWWKNAKMMIILGVICVIILIIIIVYFST, encoded by the exons AT GTCTGCACCAGCCCCTGGTGGTACCGCTGGCCCAGATGGAGGTAACCAGCCTCCCAACCTCACCAGCAACCGTCGCTTACAGCAGACACAGGCTCAGGTGGATGAG GTTGTGGATATTATGCGTGTGAACGTAGACAAGGTCCTGGAGAGGGACCAAAAGCTGTCCGAATTGGATGATCGGGCTGATGCCCTACAGGCTGGAGCCTCACAGTTCGAGACCAGCGCTGCCAAGCTCAAGAATAAATACTGGTGGAAGAACGCCAAG ATGATGATCATCCTGGGGGTGATATGCGTGATTATCCTCATTATTATCATCG TGTACTTCAGCACCTAA